In one Cloacibacillus porcorum genomic region, the following are encoded:
- a CDS encoding molybdopterin-dependent oxidoreductase, whose amino-acid sequence MAFKKMWLNINGANRMFACDPVKDSLADVLRRLGLTSVKVGCGIGVCGSCTVLLNGELVRSCARKMARIDEYSEVVTVEGIGTPTNLHPVQVAFMNNGAVQCGFCTPGFIVSTYALLLKNNNPTREDVREWFQKHKNVCRCTGYKQIVDAVMDAAKVVRGEATIEDIKVKLPEDKEYYGKPLVRPTSLAKVCGLADYGDDQELKMPSETYHVAMVQPRLAHHAKILRIDKEEAEKMPGVAKIITAADLKAAGGSNVMAEANFHERSTVRIPSRKVLAEDKIYRYGDVVALAVADTKEHARAAAAKVKVEIEKLPEYLNFLEAAMPDAMRIHEDTPNIFCKQPVLKGVGLDEPSKVAEVIEEAPYSVEGSFYSSREPHLSIEGDSVQAYFDEDGYLTFQCKSQGVYSSISRIGNCLGVPTSKLRVMMNPTGASFGWSTNAGDLCLAGAAAVVMQAPIALSMSYEEHQHFSGKRCPCHSNGRLACDDNGKIIAAEFDFGLDHGAYSWGGDDCFTKQARFAFFPYTIPNVAGLCRVANTNHNFGTAYRSYGSPQAYTLSEALMDMLAERAGIDPFEFRWRNIGRPGDTNINSYPFRQYPMEEMMKIMKPYYEKAVAEAKANDTPEKRRGVGLAWGGFNVTEGGTDKASAAIELNPDETFTKYDTYQELGQGGDIGSLMLTLEALKPLGVTPDMIKLVQNDTKLCPDSGMSGASRTHYMSGKATMAAAEQLINAMKKPDGTYRTYDEMKSEGIPTKYTGSWSCTSVDGLCRLDPNTGIGDPSPSYTYCLNLAEVEVDTATGKTTVVRFTCVDDVGKVGNLAAVNGQAFGGISHSIGFALSEIYEDVKRHTNIASCGVPYIKDIPDVINVIHYERPDEVGPFGSSGASEAFQSSGHVAVLNAIYNACGVRIHEIPATPAKVKAGLDAIAAGRKPEVPAKYFLGSDLYEELEDIKANPVKYEGEPDFFRSLGGSTSEKFF is encoded by the coding sequence ATGGCATTTAAAAAGATGTGGCTGAATATCAATGGAGCTAACCGTATGTTTGCCTGCGATCCGGTTAAGGACTCTTTAGCCGATGTACTGAGGCGTCTTGGGCTCACAAGCGTCAAGGTTGGTTGTGGCATTGGCGTCTGTGGCTCGTGTACGGTACTTCTGAACGGAGAGCTTGTGCGATCATGCGCGCGCAAGATGGCGCGCATTGACGAATACAGCGAAGTTGTGACGGTTGAGGGTATCGGCACCCCGACCAACCTGCATCCTGTGCAGGTCGCTTTTATGAACAACGGTGCGGTACAATGCGGCTTCTGCACACCGGGCTTCATAGTCTCGACCTACGCGTTGCTGTTGAAAAACAACAACCCGACGCGAGAAGATGTACGCGAATGGTTCCAGAAGCATAAAAATGTCTGCCGCTGTACAGGGTATAAACAGATTGTCGATGCGGTGATGGATGCGGCGAAGGTCGTTCGCGGCGAGGCAACGATTGAAGATATAAAGGTCAAGCTTCCAGAAGATAAGGAATACTACGGCAAGCCCTTAGTGCGTCCGACATCGCTCGCGAAGGTCTGCGGTCTTGCGGATTATGGTGACGATCAGGAGCTCAAGATGCCGAGTGAAACGTATCATGTGGCGATGGTGCAGCCGCGGCTAGCCCACCATGCCAAGATACTCAGGATAGATAAAGAAGAGGCGGAGAAGATGCCCGGCGTCGCGAAGATAATCACCGCCGCGGATCTCAAGGCCGCTGGCGGCAGCAATGTAATGGCCGAGGCCAACTTCCACGAGCGCAGCACGGTCAGAATTCCAAGCCGCAAGGTCCTCGCTGAGGATAAGATATACCGTTACGGCGACGTAGTAGCTCTGGCGGTGGCTGACACCAAGGAGCATGCGCGCGCGGCGGCGGCGAAGGTTAAAGTGGAGATTGAAAAACTTCCCGAATATCTCAACTTCCTGGAGGCCGCCATGCCCGACGCGATGCGTATCCATGAGGACACCCCGAATATTTTCTGCAAACAGCCCGTTCTTAAGGGCGTTGGACTGGATGAACCCTCAAAGGTGGCGGAGGTCATTGAAGAGGCTCCTTACAGTGTAGAGGGCAGCTTCTACTCGTCACGTGAGCCTCACCTTTCGATTGAGGGCGATTCTGTACAGGCTTACTTTGACGAAGACGGCTACCTGACCTTCCAATGCAAATCGCAGGGAGTATATTCATCCATCAGCCGTATCGGAAACTGCCTTGGCGTGCCTACCTCTAAACTGCGCGTAATGATGAATCCAACGGGAGCCAGCTTCGGTTGGTCAACGAACGCCGGCGACCTTTGCCTTGCAGGTGCAGCGGCCGTCGTAATGCAGGCCCCTATAGCCCTTTCGATGAGCTACGAGGAACATCAGCACTTCTCAGGCAAGCGCTGCCCCTGTCATTCGAACGGACGCCTGGCCTGTGACGATAACGGCAAGATCATCGCCGCCGAATTTGATTTCGGACTTGATCACGGAGCCTATTCTTGGGGCGGAGACGACTGCTTTACAAAGCAGGCTCGTTTTGCCTTCTTCCCTTATACGATACCGAATGTCGCTGGTCTTTGCCGCGTGGCGAACACCAACCATAACTTTGGTACCGCCTATCGCAGCTACGGCTCACCACAGGCATACACACTCAGCGAAGCCCTGATGGATATGCTAGCTGAAAGGGCCGGCATTGATCCATTTGAATTTCGCTGGCGCAACATTGGACGTCCCGGCGATACGAACATCAACAGCTATCCCTTCCGCCAGTACCCGATGGAAGAGATGATGAAGATAATGAAGCCCTACTATGAAAAGGCCGTTGCTGAAGCGAAGGCCAACGATACTCCCGAAAAACGTCGCGGCGTTGGCCTTGCCTGGGGTGGATTTAACGTGACCGAAGGCGGCACGGACAAGGCCTCCGCCGCTATTGAACTCAATCCCGACGAGACATTCACGAAATACGACACCTATCAGGAGTTGGGACAGGGCGGAGACATTGGTTCGCTGATGCTCACGCTTGAGGCGCTGAAACCTCTAGGCGTGACACCCGATATGATAAAGCTTGTGCAAAACGATACGAAGCTCTGCCCTGACAGCGGCATGTCTGGCGCGAGCCGTACGCACTACATGAGCGGCAAAGCTACAATGGCGGCGGCGGAGCAGCTCATCAACGCGATGAAAAAGCCGGACGGTACCTATCGTACTTACGATGAGATGAAATCTGAAGGAATTCCCACGAAGTACACCGGCAGTTGGTCATGCACGAGCGTCGACGGGCTATGCCGTCTCGATCCTAACACCGGTATCGGCGACCCGAGCCCCTCTTACACCTATTGTCTAAACCTCGCGGAGGTGGAGGTCGATACCGCTACCGGCAAGACTACGGTAGTGCGCTTCACCTGCGTCGACGACGTTGGTAAAGTCGGCAACCTCGCGGCGGTCAACGGCCAGGCTTTCGGTGGCATCTCACACAGTATCGGTTTCGCGCTGAGCGAAATTTACGAGGACGTGAAGAGACATACGAATATTGCCTCCTGCGGCGTTCCTTATATTAAGGATATCCCCGATGTGATCAACGTGATCCATTACGAGCGGCCGGACGAAGTCGGCCCCTTTGGTTCCTCCGGAGCCTCGGAGGCTTTCCAGTCCTCCGGTCACGTGGCGGTTCTCAACGCTATCTATAATGCCTGCGGTGTGCGTATACATGAGATTCCCGCGACGCCGGCAAAGGTGAAAGCCGGGCTTGATGCTATCGCAGCGGGCAGGAAGCCGGAAGTTCCGGCAAAATACTTCCTCGGTTCAGATCTATACGAAGAGCTTGAGGATATCAAGGCGAACCCCGTCAAGTACGAGGGTGAGCCGGATTTCTTCCGTTCGCTGGGCGGCAGCACCTCGGAAAAATTCTTCTAA
- a CDS encoding C-GCAxxG-C-C family protein codes for MMEDELKLMYQLKVEGLCCSSIIIELGLRLRGENNEQFVKAARALCNGMHSGLACGALTGAVCMLALFDERNTEMTKEMVDWFQHELCEKYGSANCVDITRCDPYEKAVKCPEIMRATYIRAKEMLTEFGYLEPME; via the coding sequence ATGATGGAAGACGAGCTGAAACTGATGTACCAGTTGAAGGTGGAAGGTCTCTGCTGTTCCAGCATAATAATAGAGCTTGGTTTGAGACTGCGCGGTGAAAATAATGAACAATTCGTTAAGGCTGCGCGTGCTCTCTGCAATGGGATGCACAGTGGCCTTGCCTGTGGTGCGCTCACAGGCGCAGTCTGCATGCTCGCCCTCTTTGACGAGAGAAACACAGAGATGACGAAGGAGATGGTGGACTGGTTTCAGCATGAGCTTTGTGAAAAGTACGGCTCAGCCAACTGTGTAGATATCACACGCTGTGACCCATATGAGAAGGCGGTTAAATGTCCTGAAATTATGAGAGCCACCTATATCCGCGCAAAAGA